A section of the Cutibacterium granulosum genome encodes:
- a CDS encoding potassium transporter Kup, with the protein MALAALGIVFGDIGTSPLYSVQTVFALEHNTIPPDSRSILGVISMITWTLVLIVCIKYLTFVMRADNEGEGGILALMALIRHTLKDRKKIRRMALLLGLIGASLFYGDSMITPAISVMSAIEGLSVINPAADQIVLPAAILILTVLFAIQRKGTARIGRAFGPIMTIWFLTLACLGVPWIVRNPQILKALSPHYAALFWIDRPWMAFISMGAVVLTITGTEALYADMGHVGAKPIRLSWFCLVGPALLLDYYGQGAMLLMHPDWIDNPFFRLAPSWGRVPLVLLATMATIIAAQAVISGTFSLSYQASRMGLLPRLSVKHTSKEEGGQIYIPEINWILYCGVLVLIAIFKSSARLATAYGLAVTGTEMLTTTLFLTWARCAWRWPKWAVALLGVIIYSVEATIFSANLLKIASGGWIPLVISAITIVVMTTWRRGTRMVYGQRALAEGPLEDFLDWVRKENPPRVPGLAVYPHPDRVTTPLAMRNNMRFNHVLHEHNVILSIVNENVPHIRHKQRVAVTDLGDPADGISYVECHVGFADSQDVPKALALAYDRLPDLNGLDITKAVYFLSVADVKRGDPTDPDSVAATNKMVGWRKMLYVTMNRNQADRTKVFRTPRVRSVVLGEVVEI; encoded by the coding sequence CTGGCGCTGGCAGCTCTGGGCATCGTCTTCGGCGACATCGGCACATCACCGCTGTACTCGGTCCAGACCGTCTTTGCCCTGGAGCACAACACCATTCCCCCGGACTCCCGCAGCATCCTCGGTGTCATCTCCATGATCACCTGGACGCTGGTGCTCATCGTCTGCATCAAGTACCTCACCTTCGTCATGCGGGCCGACAACGAGGGCGAGGGCGGCATCCTGGCGCTCATGGCTCTCATTCGCCACACCCTCAAGGATCGCAAGAAGATCCGGCGGATGGCTCTGCTGCTCGGCCTCATCGGGGCCTCACTGTTCTACGGCGACTCGATGATCACCCCGGCCATCTCCGTGATGAGCGCCATCGAGGGCCTGTCGGTCATCAACCCCGCCGCCGACCAGATCGTCCTGCCGGCGGCAATCCTCATCCTCACCGTGCTCTTCGCCATCCAGCGCAAGGGCACCGCACGTATCGGACGTGCCTTCGGGCCGATCATGACGATCTGGTTCCTCACCCTGGCCTGTCTGGGCGTCCCGTGGATCGTACGCAACCCACAGATCCTCAAGGCCCTGTCGCCGCACTATGCCGCCCTGTTCTGGATCGACCGGCCGTGGATGGCGTTCATCTCCATGGGCGCCGTCGTGCTGACGATCACCGGCACCGAGGCCCTGTACGCCGACATGGGGCACGTCGGGGCCAAACCCATCCGTCTGTCGTGGTTCTGCCTGGTGGGCCCGGCCCTGCTGCTGGACTACTACGGGCAGGGGGCCATGTTGCTCATGCACCCGGACTGGATCGACAATCCGTTCTTCCGTCTGGCCCCGAGCTGGGGACGGGTGCCACTGGTGCTCCTCGCCACCATGGCCACGATCATCGCCGCCCAGGCCGTCATCTCCGGTACCTTCTCGCTGAGCTACCAGGCCTCTCGCATGGGTCTGCTGCCGAGGCTCTCGGTCAAGCACACCTCCAAGGAGGAGGGCGGCCAGATCTACATTCCCGAGATCAACTGGATCCTCTACTGCGGGGTCCTGGTGCTCATCGCCATCTTCAAGTCCTCGGCGCGGCTGGCCACTGCCTATGGCCTGGCCGTCACGGGCACCGAGATGCTCACGACGACACTGTTCCTCACCTGGGCACGGTGCGCCTGGCGCTGGCCCAAGTGGGCGGTCGCCCTGCTGGGTGTGATCATCTACTCCGTCGAGGCGACGATCTTCTCGGCCAACCTGCTCAAGATTGCCTCGGGCGGCTGGATCCCGCTGGTCATCAGCGCCATCACCATCGTCGTCATGACGACGTGGCGCCGCGGTACTCGGATGGTCTACGGGCAACGTGCCCTCGCCGAGGGGCCGCTGGAGGACTTCCTGGACTGGGTGCGCAAGGAGAACCCGCCACGGGTACCCGGGCTGGCCGTCTACCCTCACCCCGACCGGGTGACGACACCGTTGGCCATGCGCAACAACATGCGTTTCAACCATGTGCTGCACGAGCACAACGTCATCCTGTCGATCGTCAACGAGAACGTGCCGCACATCCGCCACAAGCAGCGGGTCGCCGTCACCGATCTGGGTGATCCGGCCGACGGCATCTCGTACGTGGAGTGTCATGTGGGCTTCGCCGACTCCCAGGACGTGCCCAAGGCGCTCGCCCTGGCCTACGACAGGCTTCCCGATCTCAATGGGCTCGACATCACCAAGGCGGTGTACTTCCTGTCGGTGGCCGACGTCAAGCGTGGCGACCCGACCGATCCGGACTCCGTTGCCGCAACCAACAAGATGGTCGGGTGGCGCAAGATGCTCTACGTCACGATGAATCGCAACCAGGCCGATCGCACCAAGGTGTTCCGTACCCCGCGGGTGCGCTCGGTGGTCCTGGGGGAGGTCGTGGAGATCTGA